In a genomic window of Shouchella clausii:
- a CDS encoding C40 family peptidase, protein MAQSTFNKVLFSSAVVAGIAVVAPQDADAALGDRTLRQGMSHPDVTELQNALKEKGFFTYGTATGYFGTHTRDAVIAYQKANNLLVDGIAGPQTLSSLKGAAVSAPNNNGNKTADTQPSSKTSLLRVGSRGGSVTALQEDLRKLGFFNQSPTGYYGTVTRDAVRAFQRANNLQVDGIAGPATQAALKNGGNRASGNDTSSKSKPASTGVLRLGDRSSQVTDLQNQLRSLGYFNQNATGYYGEVTRSAVREFQKNNGLTADGIAGPQTFAKLSNSPAPVNKNQTVNNNQPSQTNQNASGLVSGLISSAQSAIGVPYAWGGTSMSGFDCSGFIQYIFRQNGVSVPRTAAEQWNKGTSVSSPSVGDVVFFETYKAGPSHNGIYIGDNKFIHAGSSRGVEVADMNNSYWKPRYLGAKRLH, encoded by the coding sequence TTGGCACAATCTACTTTCAATAAAGTGCTGTTCTCTTCTGCCGTTGTGGCGGGTATTGCCGTAGTCGCCCCACAAGATGCAGATGCAGCGCTCGGCGACCGTACACTCCGTCAGGGCATGTCTCATCCCGATGTGACTGAACTGCAAAATGCTCTAAAAGAAAAAGGGTTTTTTACATACGGCACTGCTACAGGCTATTTTGGTACGCATACAAGAGATGCGGTGATTGCTTACCAAAAAGCGAACAACCTTCTTGTTGACGGGATTGCTGGCCCACAGACGCTAAGTTCTTTGAAAGGCGCGGCTGTATCGGCACCGAATAACAATGGGAATAAAACGGCTGATACGCAGCCATCTAGCAAGACAAGCCTTCTGCGTGTAGGCAGCCGCGGTGGCAGTGTGACAGCGTTACAAGAAGATCTGCGCAAGCTTGGCTTCTTCAACCAATCTCCTACCGGCTACTATGGCACGGTAACGCGTGATGCGGTGCGTGCTTTCCAACGGGCGAACAACTTGCAAGTTGATGGGATTGCTGGGCCGGCCACACAAGCAGCGCTTAAAAACGGCGGTAATCGTGCTTCAGGAAATGATACTTCTTCAAAAAGCAAGCCTGCGTCAACGGGCGTGCTTCGTCTCGGCGATCGCAGCAGCCAAGTGACCGATTTGCAAAATCAGCTGCGCTCTCTCGGCTACTTTAATCAGAATGCAACAGGCTATTATGGTGAGGTGACCCGTTCGGCTGTGCGTGAATTCCAAAAAAACAATGGTCTGACCGCTGATGGGATTGCTGGGCCGCAAACATTTGCGAAACTTAGCAACAGCCCTGCCCCTGTGAACAAAAACCAAACGGTAAACAACAATCAACCTTCTCAGACGAACCAAAACGCAAGCGGGCTTGTTTCAGGCCTGATCTCTAGCGCACAGTCTGCCATTGGCGTCCCATATGCTTGGGGAGGCACTTCTATGTCTGGGTTTGACTGTAGTGGGTTTATCCAATACATTTTCCGGCAAAATGGCGTTAGCGTTCCTCGAACTGCTGCGGAACAATGGAATAAGGGCACATCTGTTAGCTCACCGAGTGTAGGCGATGTTGTCTTTTTTGAAACCTATAAAGCCGGCCCTTCTCATAATGGCATCTATATAGGCGACAATAAATTCATTCATGCTGGCTCTTCCCGGGGAGTTGAAGTCGCTGACATGAACAATAGTTACTGGAAACCAAGATACTTAGGTGCTAAGCGCCTTCATTAA
- a CDS encoding DinB family protein, translating into MNASQLYDYHVWANNKVFAHLSDQEEGLLTRQVTSVFSSIAEVLTHIYIADITWLNAMQEKDFNDIVVIRTEKSKQVAGASLATYQEAYREVAQSFRQFFAANDLSRTIEIEHPRFGKLVCPVEDLVFHVVNHGTYHRGNITAMLRQLGLAGVPTDYVFFKYL; encoded by the coding sequence ATGAACGCGAGCCAATTATATGATTACCACGTATGGGCCAACAACAAAGTTTTTGCCCACCTGAGCGACCAGGAAGAAGGACTGTTAACGCGCCAAGTAACGAGCGTGTTTTCTTCAATAGCGGAAGTGCTTACCCATATTTATATAGCAGACATTACATGGCTTAATGCTATGCAGGAAAAAGATTTTAACGATATCGTCGTCATAAGGACCGAAAAAAGCAAGCAAGTGGCTGGTGCCTCTTTGGCAACTTATCAGGAAGCTTACCGAGAAGTAGCACAAAGCTTTAGACAATTTTTCGCTGCCAACGACCTGAGCAGGACAATTGAAATTGAACACCCACGGTTCGGCAAGCTGGTTTGTCCAGTAGAAGACCTCGTTTTCCATGTCGTGAACCATGGTACTTACCATCGCGGCAACATTACGGCGATGCTGCGGCAACTGGGTCTAGCAGGCGTGCCGACCGATTATGTTTTTTTCAAGTATCTTTAA
- a CDS encoding GNAT family N-acetyltransferase, translated as MRITGTTVYLRPVQKNDMSSFFNAVQDEEIRYMTGTTKTFTMEQLYEHYERMTNDEQRFDFAICLLNSDEVLGDLSILEIDEANQKAGFRIALHHPQVFNKGYGTEAIQLALRFAFEQLKLNRLQLEVFSHNIRGIKAYEKAGFKLEGVLRQSLYVNNQYSDEIIMAILRTDYDELKDT; from the coding sequence ATGAGGATAACTGGCACTACCGTTTACTTAAGGCCTGTGCAAAAAAACGACATGAGTAGCTTTTTTAATGCTGTCCAAGATGAAGAAATACGCTATATGACTGGCACAACAAAGACATTTACAATGGAGCAATTGTATGAACACTATGAGCGAATGACCAATGATGAGCAGCGCTTTGATTTTGCGATTTGTTTGCTCAATAGTGATGAGGTGCTTGGTGATTTATCGATATTAGAAATCGACGAGGCTAACCAAAAAGCCGGGTTTAGAATTGCCTTGCATCATCCACAGGTTTTTAATAAAGGGTACGGAACAGAAGCAATCCAATTAGCACTTCGATTTGCCTTTGAGCAACTTAAACTAAACCGGCTACAATTGGAAGTGTTCTCTCATAACATAAGAGGCATAAAAGCATATGAAAAAGCAGGTTTTAAATTAGAAGGCGTATTGAGGCAGTCCCTTTATGTTAATAATCAATACTCAGACGAGATCATTATGGCGATACTACGGACGGATTACGATGAACTTAAAGATACTTGA
- a CDS encoding arylamine N-acetyltransferase encodes MAESKVYLQLLGLERQPPSLPFLNAICTAHLQTFPFENISKLARWQNGGEELPTVHEFLQGRRTLDAGGTCYSINGNVHLLLNQLGFNSQLAMLGGEHMGIIVLLDGTRYYVDCGAAAPFFEAVPLHLRKTERKFGNDVVAITAREDRLFDYKRYLNGAQTGKTWSFQQEKSYQIADFQGLVSASYQPTATFMGLLRCQLYQLHQQRSVSLVNNRFTISKSNGERTTTTLSSVCAIENVLANEFNLPNLPVRQAIAALAKIGIDPFAKQA; translated from the coding sequence ATGGCCGAGTCAAAAGTCTATTTGCAGCTATTGGGACTAGAACGGCAACCGCCTTCACTCCCTTTTCTCAATGCAATATGTACAGCCCACTTGCAAACATTCCCGTTTGAGAACATAAGCAAACTGGCCCGTTGGCAAAACGGGGGGGAAGAATTGCCTACTGTACATGAGTTTCTTCAAGGGCGGCGCACACTCGATGCTGGGGGAACTTGTTATTCAATCAACGGAAACGTCCATCTTTTATTGAACCAACTCGGTTTTAACAGCCAACTGGCTATGCTTGGCGGCGAGCACATGGGCATAATCGTATTGCTCGACGGCACTCGTTATTACGTCGATTGTGGCGCGGCGGCACCATTCTTTGAAGCAGTGCCTCTTCACTTGCGAAAAACAGAACGCAAATTTGGCAATGATGTCGTTGCAATTACCGCGAGAGAAGATCGGTTATTCGATTACAAACGCTACCTGAATGGAGCACAAACCGGAAAAACGTGGTCTTTTCAACAGGAGAAAAGCTACCAAATCGCTGATTTCCAAGGGCTCGTTTCTGCTTCTTATCAGCCAACGGCGACATTCATGGGGCTGTTGCGTTGCCAATTGTACCAGCTTCACCAACAAAGAAGCGTCTCGCTTGTTAATAACCGCTTTACGATTAGTAAAAGCAATGGTGAACGGACAACGACGACCCTCTCTTCCGTTTGTGCCATTGAAAACGTGCTGGCCAATGAGTTTAACTTGCCAAATTTGCCTGTTCGGCAAGCAATCGCTGCACTCGCTAAAATTGGAATCGACCCTTTTGCTAAACAAGCCTAA
- a CDS encoding alpha/beta hydrolase translates to MALITMQFHSHTLGKQTSLAIILPDEAPPPFKTLYLLHGWSDDHSAWLRQTSIERYAIREQIAVVMPNVDLSYYTDMVYGSPYFTFLTAELPEQLARLFPFSDKREDQFVAGLSMGGFGAFKWALHDTARFQAAASFSGALVLKSLLEAPIPERMPHMKAVFGESLAVSHSGGNLIALLKTSIAENVELPHLYQYCGTEDFLYDMNTSFLEEARQVGASFVYSEGPGGHTWDYWDRCIDNWLLSLRKDGLLK, encoded by the coding sequence ATGGCTCTCATAACAATGCAGTTTCATTCTCACACATTAGGAAAGCAAACAAGCTTGGCGATCATTTTGCCCGACGAAGCGCCGCCACCCTTCAAAACATTATACTTGCTTCATGGGTGGAGCGACGACCATTCTGCCTGGTTGCGACAAACAAGCATTGAACGTTATGCGATTCGAGAGCAAATAGCTGTGGTCATGCCAAATGTCGATTTGAGCTATTACACGGATATGGTTTACGGCAGCCCTTATTTCACCTTTCTAACAGCCGAATTGCCTGAGCAGCTTGCCCGACTTTTCCCATTCTCAGACAAACGGGAAGACCAGTTTGTTGCTGGATTGTCGATGGGCGGTTTTGGTGCATTTAAATGGGCGCTCCACGATACTGCGCGCTTTCAGGCTGCAGCTAGCTTTTCAGGCGCCCTTGTTTTAAAAAGTTTATTGGAAGCACCTATCCCGGAAAGAATGCCTCATATGAAAGCTGTGTTTGGCGAATCCCTTGCTGTCAGTCACTCAGGGGGCAATTTAATCGCTTTGCTGAAAACAAGCATCGCCGAAAATGTCGAACTCCCGCATCTGTACCAGTATTGTGGAACGGAGGATTTTTTGTATGATATGAACACCTCTTTTCTAGAAGAGGCCCGGCAAGTAGGCGCGTCTTTCGTTTATTCTGAAGGGCCAGGGGGCCATACATGGGATTATTGGGATCGTTGCATCGACAACTGGCTTTTGTCGTTGCGAAAAGATGGTTTATTGAAATAA
- a CDS encoding Ger(x)C family spore germination protein, giving the protein MYKALKVSMLALLLFLPLFSVVTTRVIDELQLISVIGFDKGEEGAIKGTVSLTSYSVEEETKNTALSAESNSTRALRLKFNSMSSRPLHGGKISSILLEDQLAEGGIFDVLDTYYRDPTVATKAYLSVTNGTTQGLLNVQFPLQSEIGAYLKDMLDHNITQGNLPQSNMHLFMRAYFEQGHDPFLPYLSYSERNLQVDGIALFKQDRLIDTLSLEESFLLKLLTDGYDKGGVIEIRLDEGEHVAVLRELRSDTDVHVDLKTRTLFIDVGLRTRLSEYSGGLLQEEKLQHITSEANASLQEGMKRLLQNLQEKEVDPIGFGARQIGKNGLNEEEWYQLYSKLAVDVRVSTHIVESGVSQ; this is encoded by the coding sequence ATGTATAAGGCCTTGAAAGTATCTATGCTGGCGCTTCTCCTTTTTTTGCCCCTTTTCTCCGTAGTCACGACAAGGGTGATCGATGAGCTCCAATTAATCTCGGTCATTGGTTTTGATAAAGGGGAAGAGGGCGCTATAAAAGGGACTGTTAGCTTGACCTCGTATTCGGTTGAAGAAGAAACGAAAAATACGGCGCTGTCAGCGGAATCTAATTCAACGCGAGCGCTCCGACTGAAATTTAACAGCATGTCTTCCCGTCCACTCCATGGGGGGAAAATATCATCGATTTTGCTAGAAGACCAGTTAGCGGAAGGCGGCATTTTTGATGTACTTGATACGTATTACCGCGATCCGACTGTAGCGACGAAAGCGTATTTGAGTGTGACCAATGGGACAACGCAGGGGCTCCTAAACGTGCAATTCCCATTGCAATCTGAAATTGGTGCCTATTTAAAAGACATGCTCGACCATAACATTACTCAAGGCAATTTGCCGCAATCGAATATGCACTTGTTTATGAGGGCTTATTTTGAACAAGGCCATGATCCGTTTTTGCCGTACCTTTCCTATAGCGAGCGAAATTTGCAAGTAGATGGAATTGCTCTTTTTAAACAGGACCGTTTAATTGATACATTGAGCTTAGAAGAATCGTTTTTGCTCAAGCTGTTAACCGATGGCTACGATAAGGGCGGTGTGATTGAAATCCGACTAGATGAAGGCGAGCATGTCGCCGTTTTGCGTGAGCTTCGCTCTGATACTGATGTGCATGTTGATTTAAAAACACGGACACTGTTCATTGATGTCGGATTGCGGACACGACTGAGTGAATACTCAGGCGGGCTTTTGCAAGAAGAGAAGTTGCAACATATTACTTCAGAAGCAAATGCTTCCTTGCAGGAAGGAATGAAGCGGCTTTTGCAAAACTTGCAGGAAAAAGAAGTAGACCCAATTGGTTTTGGCGCCAGACAGATCGGAAAGAATGGGCTAAACGAAGAAGAGTGGTACCAGCTATATAGCAAGCTAGCTGTCGATGTTCGAGTAAGTACCCACATTGTGGAATCCGGCGTCAGCCAATAA
- a CDS encoding GerAB/ArcD/ProY family transporter — MATELPSSVKVPPYMAFFLVHGMQVGVGILGFSRYIADVAGYRAWIAVLLAGAINQLIIWMAFRIISKAESGDLYGMAKQALGKWGGGLVVFLFVFYFAMLAVVVLRTYIEVIQVWIYPELMTWSMALIVLLVEYYAIVKGFRVVAGLNFIFVLIPTLLWPTVLPVLEFAEWYHLTPLFDTTWKKQIEAAFLLTLSFSGAELLLVYAPFLKKGKGLQLSAHLGSACTTLVYLLVVFVTFLYYSHEQLTLTIWPTLSAWKVVSLVFIERIEYLCIAIWLTVIFPNIALAIWASSRLLKQQLGVRHRTTAKVVVFLVFIATIQFDTRRAINALNDGMNYVGPLFIFGLLPLLWAVSLFLKKKGDASHV; from the coding sequence CCCTCCGTACATGGCGTTTTTCCTTGTACATGGTATGCAGGTCGGTGTAGGCATCCTCGGCTTTTCACGCTATATTGCTGACGTAGCTGGCTATCGAGCATGGATCGCCGTTTTGCTTGCTGGGGCAATAAACCAACTCATTATTTGGATGGCTTTTCGGATAATCAGCAAAGCGGAGAGCGGGGATCTCTATGGGATGGCTAAGCAAGCGCTTGGAAAGTGGGGCGGCGGGCTCGTTGTGTTCCTGTTTGTCTTTTATTTCGCAATGCTGGCGGTCGTCGTGTTACGGACCTATATCGAAGTCATCCAAGTATGGATTTACCCAGAATTGATGACTTGGTCAATGGCATTGATCGTTTTATTGGTGGAGTACTATGCGATTGTAAAAGGGTTTCGGGTAGTGGCAGGTTTGAATTTTATATTTGTCCTGATACCGACCCTTTTATGGCCAACTGTGCTGCCTGTACTTGAATTTGCAGAGTGGTACCATTTGACCCCTTTGTTTGACACAACGTGGAAGAAACAAATAGAGGCAGCGTTCCTGTTGACGTTAAGTTTTTCAGGTGCAGAATTGCTGCTTGTGTACGCGCCTTTTTTAAAGAAGGGCAAAGGACTACAACTTTCAGCCCATTTAGGTTCAGCATGTACAACGCTCGTCTACTTGCTTGTTGTATTTGTCACCTTTCTTTATTATAGCCACGAACAATTGACGCTGACGATTTGGCCAACGCTAAGTGCATGGAAAGTCGTGTCTCTCGTCTTTATTGAACGGATCGAGTATTTGTGCATCGCGATATGGTTGACTGTCATCTTTCCAAACATTGCCCTTGCGATTTGGGCAAGCAGCAGGCTATTGAAACAACAGCTCGGTGTTCGGCATCGCACGACGGCAAAAGTGGTTGTTTTTCTTGTGTTTATCGCCACTATTCAATTCGATACGCGCAGAGCGATCAATGCGTTGAACGATGGAATGAATTATGTCGGTCCGCTGTTTATTTTCGGTCTTCTTCCGCTTTTATGGGCTGTCAGCTTGTTTTTAAAAAAGAAAGGGGACGCTTCCCATGTATAA
- a CDS encoding FMN-dependent NADH-azoreductase, translated as MATVLMINASDRLEQGVSVKMYNQFLNSYKEAHPNDTVEELNLFAEKLPYYGNTAITGQYKKAQGMELTGEEKEIVETIERYQEQFLNADKVVFAFPLWNFTVPAPLITYLSYLAQAGKTFRYTETGPVGLVGSKEVALLNARGGVYSNEAMAASEMAANLVRTTMAFWGITQPVEVIIEGHNAVPDQAEAIISEGLENVKKVAVAF; from the coding sequence ATGGCAACAGTGTTAATGATAAATGCAAGCGACCGTCTTGAGCAAGGCGTTAGCGTGAAAATGTATAATCAATTTTTGAATTCGTATAAGGAAGCCCATCCTAATGATACAGTGGAAGAGCTTAACTTGTTCGCTGAAAAACTTCCTTATTACGGAAATACAGCGATTACCGGCCAATATAAAAAAGCGCAAGGCATGGAATTGACTGGCGAGGAAAAAGAAATCGTTGAGACGATTGAACGCTATCAAGAACAGTTCCTGAATGCTGATAAAGTCGTCTTTGCCTTTCCATTGTGGAACTTCACGGTGCCTGCACCGCTTATTACGTATTTGTCCTATCTTGCGCAAGCAGGCAAGACGTTCCGCTATACGGAAACAGGCCCAGTTGGACTCGTTGGTTCTAAAGAAGTCGCTTTGTTAAATGCCCGTGGCGGCGTTTATTCGAACGAAGCGATGGCAGCTTCAGAAATGGCGGCAAACCTCGTTCGGACGACAATGGCATTCTGGGGCATCACTCAACCAGTAGAAGTCATTATTGAAGGCCATAACGCCGTCCCTGACCAAGCAGAGGCGATTATTTCTGAAGGCTTGGAAAACGTTAAAAAAGTTGCCGTTGCCTTTTAA
- a CDS encoding YhgE/Pip domain-containing protein has product MKQISQIVKQDLRNLKRVPLVALLLVGLAFLPSLYAWFNVAASWDPYSNTGQIKVAVVNEDAGAEVNGEQFKVGDELVENLKKNDKMGWTFVDRATAEEGVKKGDYYASVYIGKDFSEKLTSVLDGEPAAPEVRYTVNEKLNAIAPKMTSAGASTIVEEISEQFLEEASTALFTEFNEIGVELENELPTIRKIENNIFKLEERFPEINELGEKVLELQNDWPVIKEKVESVIGMTEHFSDINEAAGYVLEIEERLPEIHTLSERLAQLEERVPEIEAAADKLVEIGGHFGEVEEQIGEALEIVQTAQEAIGRAQEALPHAAEMADHAQDYLEGAQNVLNEVEGAIDPLVDVINRQASFVEQGANAVEAALSGDSSDALLEQLRSANEVLAANGQALTQAINFLSELNEPLPGKELSPAIDSLAEARDKTSSLQENVQSAIATLEAGGELDSQTVESLREQAQATAQSAQHVQQYLANGGADVIKGAVSQLGQAAEDAGDDLAAAEERLPDLEEMLNQASAISVTGEEQLNNLLEELPAIEERVNEAINLVENGLPEVIATIKGINAFMSNDFPAIEERIHEAADFIRDDLPSLEEEFSEMAEKVEEALPEFEEALNHIATFVEGELPGLEETVGEAADRIREFEENTDLEEIIGLLKNDIEKESAFFAEPVKLIEDQLYSVPNYGSANAPFYTALSLWVGALLLANLLKTDVHPVDMREEYKAHHIYLGRLVLFLLVGFFQALIVSIGDLLVLGVYAAHPVWFVVFSVLVGSVFMTIVYTLVSVFGNIGKALAIIFMVLQLSGAGGTFPIQVAPPFFQAIHPFLPFTYAINLLREAVGGIVAEAVWINIGVLVLFLVLALLFGLLLKKPLAERMQKTTEKSRSSRMID; this is encoded by the coding sequence ATGAAGCAAATTAGCCAAATTGTAAAACAGGATTTGCGCAATTTAAAGCGCGTGCCGCTTGTTGCGCTTTTGCTTGTTGGCTTGGCATTTTTGCCGTCATTATATGCTTGGTTCAATGTCGCTGCTTCTTGGGACCCTTATAGCAACACGGGCCAAATCAAAGTGGCCGTTGTGAACGAGGATGCCGGCGCTGAAGTAAACGGAGAACAGTTTAAAGTTGGAGATGAGCTTGTTGAAAATCTCAAAAAGAACGACAAAATGGGTTGGACGTTTGTCGATCGAGCCACGGCTGAAGAAGGAGTCAAAAAGGGCGATTATTACGCAAGTGTGTATATAGGCAAAGACTTTTCCGAAAAGTTGACGAGCGTCCTTGACGGGGAGCCAGCCGCTCCTGAAGTTCGCTATACAGTCAACGAAAAACTGAATGCGATTGCTCCAAAAATGACGTCAGCAGGTGCTTCTACGATTGTCGAGGAAATTTCTGAGCAATTTTTAGAAGAAGCATCTACTGCGTTGTTTACAGAATTTAACGAGATTGGCGTTGAACTTGAGAATGAATTGCCAACGATTCGTAAAATCGAAAACAATATTTTTAAGCTAGAGGAACGGTTTCCAGAGATCAATGAGCTAGGGGAAAAGGTGCTTGAACTTCAAAACGACTGGCCTGTGATCAAGGAAAAAGTCGAAAGCGTCATCGGGATGACGGAACATTTTTCAGACATAAACGAAGCAGCTGGGTACGTATTGGAGATTGAAGAACGATTGCCGGAAATCCATACGCTTAGCGAGCGCCTCGCCCAGTTGGAAGAACGGGTTCCTGAAATAGAGGCGGCAGCGGACAAACTTGTAGAAATTGGCGGCCACTTTGGCGAAGTGGAAGAGCAAATAGGGGAAGCGCTCGAAATCGTTCAGACAGCCCAGGAAGCAATTGGGCGCGCCCAGGAGGCGCTGCCACATGCTGCTGAAATGGCCGATCATGCACAAGATTATTTAGAAGGCGCCCAAAATGTCCTGAATGAAGTAGAAGGGGCGATCGATCCTCTGGTTGATGTGATCAACCGGCAAGCAAGCTTTGTCGAGCAAGGCGCAAACGCAGTCGAGGCAGCTCTGTCAGGCGATTCATCGGACGCGCTTTTGGAACAGCTTCGTTCAGCCAATGAGGTGCTTGCTGCAAATGGGCAAGCATTAACGCAAGCGATCAACTTTCTCAGTGAATTAAATGAACCATTGCCTGGTAAAGAGCTAAGTCCGGCAATTGATTCCCTTGCCGAAGCACGAGACAAAACGAGCAGTTTGCAGGAGAACGTTCAGTCGGCCATCGCTACATTGGAGGCAGGAGGAGAGCTTGATTCACAAACGGTAGAGTCTTTAAGAGAACAAGCGCAAGCGACGGCTCAATCTGCCCAACATGTTCAACAATACTTGGCGAACGGCGGGGCAGATGTCATTAAAGGGGCCGTTAGCCAATTAGGCCAGGCGGCTGAGGATGCAGGCGACGATTTGGCTGCTGCTGAAGAACGCCTCCCTGATCTTGAGGAGATGTTAAATCAAGCTTCAGCGATTAGCGTAACAGGAGAAGAACAACTCAACAATTTGCTGGAAGAGTTGCCTGCCATTGAAGAACGTGTCAATGAGGCGATTAACTTAGTTGAAAATGGACTGCCAGAAGTGATTGCGACCATTAAGGGCATCAACGCGTTTATGAGCAACGATTTTCCAGCAATTGAGGAACGAATTCATGAAGCCGCCGATTTTATCCGTGACGATTTGCCATCATTGGAAGAAGAATTCTCTGAGATGGCAGAAAAAGTCGAAGAAGCTCTTCCTGAATTTGAGGAAGCGTTAAACCATATCGCTACATTTGTGGAGGGGGAATTGCCAGGGCTAGAGGAGACAGTTGGCGAGGCAGCTGACCGCATCCGCGAGTTTGAAGAAAATACCGATCTCGAAGAAATAATTGGATTGCTGAAAAACGATATTGAAAAAGAGAGTGCGTTTTTCGCAGAACCAGTCAAACTAATTGAGGATCAATTGTACTCCGTTCCAAACTACGGGTCAGCCAATGCGCCATTCTACACAGCCCTTTCTCTGTGGGTCGGCGCGTTGCTGCTGGCGAACTTGTTAAAAACCGATGTTCATCCAGTCGATATGAGGGAAGAATACAAGGCGCACCACATTTATCTAGGTCGCCTCGTGCTGTTCTTGTTAGTCGGTTTCTTCCAAGCGCTCATTGTCAGCATTGGCGATCTCCTTGTACTCGGAGTCTATGCGGCCCATCCCGTTTGGTTCGTCGTGTTTTCCGTACTGGTTGGTTCCGTTTTTATGACGATTGTTTACACGCTAGTGTCGGTGTTTGGCAATATCGGTAAAGCGTTGGCCATTATTTTTATGGTGCTGCAATTATCAGGTGCTGGAGGAACGTTTCCAATACAAGTAGCACCGCCATTTTTCCAAGCGATCCATCCCTTTTTGCCGTTTACGTATGCGATTAATTTGCTAAGGGAGGCAGTTGGGGGAATCGTCGCTGAAGCAGTCTGGATCAATATTGGCGTGCTTGTCCTCTTTCTTGTACTCGCTCTGCTGTTCGGCTTGTTGTTGAAGAAGCCACTTGCCGAGCGAATGCAAAAAACAACGGAAAAATCCCGGTCGAGCCGGATGATTGATTGA
- the fabZ gene encoding 3-hydroxyacyl-ACP dehydratase FabZ has translation MLTVEEIKALIPHRYPFLLVDKVIELEAGKRAVGIKNVTINEEFFNGHFPHYAVMPGVLIVEALAQVSGVAIAKAQEGTNKVGLFAAIDGCKFKRPVRPGDQLRLETEVTRVKGPIAKATGTAYVDGEVAAQAEMTFAFKDV, from the coding sequence ATGTTAACGGTTGAAGAAATTAAAGCACTTATCCCCCACCGCTACCCGTTTTTGCTTGTTGATAAAGTGATTGAGCTTGAAGCGGGCAAACGAGCGGTCGGCATTAAAAATGTTACGATCAATGAAGAGTTTTTTAATGGCCATTTTCCTCATTATGCTGTAATGCCTGGTGTCCTGATTGTTGAAGCATTGGCACAAGTGAGCGGAGTTGCAATCGCAAAAGCGCAGGAAGGGACGAACAAAGTCGGCTTGTTTGCCGCCATCGACGGCTGTAAATTTAAACGTCCTGTCCGTCCTGGGGACCAACTGCGGTTAGAAACTGAGGTTACGCGTGTAAAGGGACCGATTGCCAAGGCGACTGGGACGGCGTATGTCGATGGCGAAGTCGCTGCACAAGCAGAAATGACGTTTGCCTTTAAAGACGTCTAG